In one Solanum dulcamara chromosome 1, daSolDulc1.2, whole genome shotgun sequence genomic region, the following are encoded:
- the LOC129889542 gene encoding trypsin inhibitor DE-3-like encodes MKIIVLFLSLAFLFLSTVATCTTDTPNKEFPTIKDTEGNPLNKNSRYFIVSATWGAGGGGVKLANLGNQDQNNCPTSVVQSRNDLDDGKAVYIIPNHHKHDIITEKSTVHIKFYLDSPTCSDYAMWKVDNFPEPAEKYPISTGRSRNMNVQFQIRSLSDSTYKLVFCPQGNKLTCQNVGIASENGFNRLVLTENAKAFVFKNEKRIGMSIV; translated from the exons atGAAGATCATCGTACTCTTTTTATCACTTGCATTTCTTTTCTTGTCTACCGTAGCCACTTGTACCACTGATACACCAAATAAAGAATTTCCAACTATAAAAGACACAGAGGGTAATCCCCTAAACAAAAACTCAAGGTACTTTATAGTTTCGGCTACATGGGGAGCTGGCGGCGGAGGCGTTAAGCTTGCTAATCTCGGAAATCAAGATCAAAACAACTGTCCCACATCGGTGGTGCAATCCCGAAATGACCTTGATGATG GTAAAGCAGTCTACATCATACCTAATCATCACAAACATGATATCATTACTGAGAAGTCTACCGTACACATCAAATTCTATCTTGATTCTCCGACTTGTTCTGACTATGCCATGTGGAAGGTCGACAACTTTCCTGAACCCGCGGAGAAATACCCTATAAGCACAGGTCGTTCCAGGAACATGAACGTCCAATTTCAGATTAGGTCACTCAGTGACTCGACGTATAAGCTAGTGTTTTGTCCCcaaggaaataaacttacttgCCAAAATGTTGGCATTGCTTCCGAAAATGGATTTAACCGTTTGGTTCTCACAGAGAATGCAAAGGCATTTGTgttcaaaaatgaaaagagaatCGGGATGTCAATCGTGTAA